From a single Paenibacillus sp. FSL R5-0345 genomic region:
- a CDS encoding ABC transporter ATP-binding protein, with protein sequence MEIYRIEELSFAFPEQEQMALSNINLTIASGDFITVCGKSGCGKSTLLRQLKTILTPHGKRQGAIYYKGQPVEEIDQRTQAAEIGYVLQSPDNQIVTDKVWHELAFGLESLGYDNSTIRLRVAEMASFFGIQTWFHKSVTELSGGQKQLLNLAAIMAMHPSVLILDEPTSQLDPIAASDFLETVKKINRELGTTVIMTEHRLEDVLPLTDRLIVLNEGAVIADDTPQKVGEVLSKLNHPMFLSMPSPMQIYAGVDNDLAWPVTVKEGRQWLDAFLEDKTPATMAESHPSTKEDGPVVIKFKDVWFKYDKHGPDIIKDLSFEVKQGQFYSIVGGNGTGKTSTLSLMSGILQPYRGKVLIGGKNPAKMNAKELFTNNLGILPQNPQTLFVKKTVELDLFEMLSQLPLTKGEKVAKVEAVVKFAELEHLLSMHPYDLSGGEQQRAALAKVLLLEPKILLLDEPTKGLDGPFKEKLALFLQKLNAEGVTIVMVSHDVEFCAKYAEVCAMFFDGSIITTNEAQKFFAGNSFYTTAANRMARHVWSEGVTIEGVIDLCQRSR encoded by the coding sequence ATGGAAATCTATCGAATCGAAGAACTAAGCTTTGCTTTTCCTGAACAAGAGCAGATGGCTCTTTCGAATATCAATCTTACGATTGCAAGCGGAGACTTTATTACTGTGTGTGGAAAGTCAGGCTGCGGCAAAAGTACCTTACTAAGACAACTGAAAACAATCCTAACCCCACATGGCAAACGCCAAGGGGCGATTTATTATAAGGGTCAACCTGTAGAAGAGATCGATCAACGGACACAAGCAGCGGAAATCGGTTATGTACTCCAAAGTCCGGACAATCAAATTGTGACAGACAAGGTGTGGCATGAGCTGGCCTTTGGCCTTGAAAGCTTAGGTTATGACAATTCTACGATTCGTTTGCGCGTGGCTGAGATGGCAAGCTTTTTCGGAATTCAGACCTGGTTCCATAAAAGTGTGACTGAGCTATCAGGTGGCCAGAAGCAGTTACTCAATTTAGCTGCGATTATGGCTATGCATCCCTCGGTTCTAATCCTTGATGAGCCTACCTCTCAGCTAGATCCTATCGCGGCTTCCGATTTTTTGGAGACGGTCAAAAAGATAAATCGCGAGCTTGGCACAACCGTTATCATGACCGAGCATCGTCTGGAGGATGTTCTTCCGCTTACAGATCGACTGATTGTGCTGAATGAGGGCGCTGTGATTGCCGATGATACCCCGCAAAAGGTGGGTGAAGTCTTAAGCAAACTGAATCATCCGATGTTTCTGTCCATGCCCTCACCGATGCAAATTTACGCAGGAGTAGATAATGACTTAGCGTGGCCTGTTACTGTGAAGGAAGGACGCCAATGGTTGGATGCTTTTCTAGAGGATAAGACCCCTGCAACAATGGCAGAATCTCATCCAAGCACGAAAGAGGATGGCCCTGTTGTCATAAAGTTCAAAGATGTATGGTTTAAATATGATAAACACGGACCCGATATCATTAAAGATTTGTCTTTTGAAGTGAAGCAGGGGCAATTCTACTCTATTGTAGGTGGAAATGGAACGGGGAAGACGTCGACGTTGTCGCTGATGAGTGGCATTCTTCAGCCGTACAGGGGGAAGGTTCTAATCGGTGGGAAGAATCCAGCGAAGATGAACGCCAAGGAACTGTTTACTAACAATCTGGGTATTCTCCCGCAAAATCCACAAACCTTATTTGTGAAAAAAACAGTCGAGCTAGATCTATTCGAAATGTTATCCCAGCTTCCTTTAACGAAGGGAGAAAAGGTGGCTAAAGTCGAGGCTGTGGTTAAGTTCGCAGAACTGGAACATCTTCTCTCGATGCATCCGTATGACCTTAGCGGGGGAGAACAGCAGCGTGCGGCGCTGGCTAAAGTGCTTTTGTTAGAGCCAAAGATTCTGCTGCTGGATGAACCGACGAAGGGACTGGATGGGCCTTTTAAAGAGAAGTTAGCTTTATTCTTACAGAAGCTTAATGCTGAAGGTGTTACCATCGTAATGGTTTCGCATGACGTTGAATTTTGTGCCAAATATGCGGAAGTTTGCGCCATGTTTTTTGATGGAAGTATCATTACTACGAATGAAGCGCAGAAGTTTTTTGCGGGAAACAGCTTCTATACGACTGCCGCCAACCGTATGGCGCGTCATGTATGGAGCGAGGGAGTAACGATAGAGGGTGTGATTGATTTATGTCAACGAAGCAGGTGA
- a CDS encoding ECF transporter S component produces the protein MSTKQVTSRRLSRRTLLAGLLIFVVIPATILLGILVLDDRKYYFISLLIVLYTMIPFAMVFENRKPQARELIVIAVLAAIAVAGRAAFFMLPQFKPVVAIVIIAGVSLGAEAGFLVGAVAGFVSNFFFGQGPWTPWQMFCFGIIGFLAGIFFKKGLLKKTKLSLCIFGGLATFLVYGGIINIGSLMMFTSEFSWSALMTTYISAFWFDMVHAISTVVFLFFIANPMIEKLDRIKTKYGLIEP, from the coding sequence ATGTCAACGAAGCAGGTGACGAGTCGTCGTTTGAGTCGTCGAACTTTATTAGCGGGACTGCTAATCTTTGTAGTTATTCCAGCTACAATTTTGTTAGGCATTCTCGTCCTAGATGATCGCAAATATTACTTTATTAGTCTATTGATCGTCCTCTATACAATGATTCCGTTTGCGATGGTGTTCGAGAATCGGAAACCGCAGGCGAGGGAATTGATCGTCATAGCAGTGTTAGCAGCCATTGCCGTTGCTGGACGCGCAGCCTTTTTCATGCTGCCACAGTTTAAGCCAGTAGTTGCTATTGTCATCATTGCAGGGGTGAGCTTGGGGGCGGAGGCAGGGTTTTTGGTGGGCGCTGTTGCGGGCTTCGTCTCTAATTTCTTTTTTGGTCAGGGACCTTGGACGCCTTGGCAAATGTTCTGTTTTGGCATTATTGGTTTTCTGGCGGGCATTTTCTTCAAGAAGGGTCTGCTTAAAAAGACTAAGCTGTCTCTCTGCATTTTCGGAGGGCTAGCTACTTTCTTGGTATACGGAGGCATCATCAATATAGGCTCGCTGATGATGTTCACTTCAGAGTTCTCATGGTCGGCTTTGATGACCACTTATATTTCCGCCTTTTGGTTTGATATGGTGCATGCGATCTCCACGGTGGTGTTTTTGTTTTTTATTGCTAACCCTATGATTGAAAAGTTGGATCGGATAAAAACGAAGTATGGGTTGATTGAGCCTTAG
- a CDS encoding Gfo/Idh/MocA family protein, translated as MIGCGYMGSLHLDAISKQERVRLIGVVDWNQGRASQVASQYGAECWSTDYRALIEREDVDMVIIATYPSSHLEIAKACLAAGKHILCEKPMAGNARETQEFMKLARGAKTKVLIGHILRHNTTYQAVMKMIREGAIGFPLVIRLTQLKPSKNWDSHLSLLRDVSPIVDCGVHYIDVMRWATGADVVSVNGIGQRLYEEVPPYTYNYGLMTLRLSDGSIGYFETGWGKGMPTDNRKEFIGPAGRIRIIYKNDRPREEQHLGNLVEVEDNRKGTVQKINMDFSVKPTGAQLDYFLSMLENNLPAIPAMEDAYRAMEIALLADQAIHEGITLPCAK; from the coding sequence GTGATAGGCTGTGGTTATATGGGCTCACTTCACTTGGATGCCATATCAAAGCAGGAGAGGGTCCGGTTGATTGGTGTCGTAGATTGGAACCAGGGCAGGGCCTCCCAAGTGGCAAGCCAATACGGAGCCGAGTGTTGGAGTACAGATTACCGGGCCTTGATAGAGCGAGAGGATGTGGATATGGTCATTATCGCCACGTACCCGTCCTCCCATCTGGAGATTGCAAAAGCATGCCTCGCGGCAGGAAAGCATATCCTATGCGAAAAGCCGATGGCGGGCAATGCACGGGAAACGCAGGAATTCATGAAGCTGGCCCGTGGAGCCAAGACCAAGGTGCTGATCGGTCACATCCTTCGTCACAACACCACTTACCAGGCAGTTATGAAGATGATCCGGGAGGGTGCTATCGGCTTCCCCCTGGTTATTCGGTTAACCCAATTGAAGCCCTCCAAGAATTGGGATTCCCATCTGTCCCTGCTCCGGGATGTCTCACCGATTGTGGATTGCGGCGTCCATTATATCGATGTGATGCGTTGGGCCACAGGGGCGGACGTGGTAAGCGTCAACGGGATCGGGCAGCGTCTCTATGAAGAAGTCCCGCCGTACACTTACAATTACGGACTCATGACCCTCCGTCTATCGGATGGCTCCATCGGCTACTTCGAGACAGGGTGGGGCAAGGGGATGCCGACTGACAACCGGAAGGAATTCATCGGACCGGCTGGCCGGATCCGTATCATCTACAAGAATGATCGACCGCGAGAGGAGCAGCATCTGGGAAATCTGGTCGAGGTCGAAGATAACCGGAAAGGAACGGTTCAGAAGATCAATATGGACTTCTCCGTGAAGCCTACGGGTGCCCAACTGGACTATTTCCTATCTATGCTGGAGAACAACTTGCCCGCTATACCGGCAATGGAGGATGCCTACCGGGCAATGGAGATCGCTCTCCTGGCCGACCAGGCAATCCATGAAGGAATTACGTTACCTTGCGCGAAATAA
- a CDS encoding carbohydrate-binding family 9-like protein, with translation MERKLETLVISHLINQTDVSHTEEVQIIKQYQWLKEYSPVVTARLNYSQEDLKLQFKVYEKNPIRTYRNMNDPVYKDSCIEFFFQPNPDSDQRYMNFEFNANGTILLQIGADRYDRFPITINPALFRILSTTDQINAKGEAYWELSFSIPWAWVQSYFPDFRAVPGKKIRGNFYKCGDDTTYPHFGTWSRVHSNKPEFHSSSDFGILYLE, from the coding sequence ATGGAAAGAAAATTGGAAACCTTAGTAATTTCTCACCTGATAAATCAGACGGATGTTTCACATACAGAAGAAGTCCAGATCATCAAGCAGTATCAATGGCTTAAAGAGTATAGTCCTGTCGTTACAGCGAGATTAAATTACAGTCAGGAGGATCTAAAACTTCAGTTTAAGGTTTACGAAAAGAATCCAATACGAACATATAGAAACATGAATGATCCCGTGTATAAGGATAGCTGCATCGAGTTCTTTTTTCAGCCTAATCCGGATTCGGACCAGCGCTATATGAATTTTGAATTTAATGCGAACGGCACAATTCTCTTGCAGATAGGAGCGGATCGGTATGATCGCTTCCCAATCACTATCAATCCGGCACTTTTCCGCATCCTATCCACCACAGATCAAATTAATGCTAAAGGGGAAGCGTATTGGGAATTAAGCTTTTCGATCCCATGGGCTTGGGTACAATCTTATTTTCCGGATTTTCGGGCAGTGCCGGGAAAAAAGATAAGAGGAAACTTTTACAAGTGCGGCGACGATACGACCTATCCGCACTTTGGAACATGGAGCAGAGTTCATTCGAACAAACCAGAATTTCATAGCAGCAGTGATTTTGGGATTCTGTACTTAGAGTAA
- a CDS encoding HAMP domain-containing sensor histidine kinase, whose amino-acid sequence MIKTLYVRVILTFLGIIIFSLICSFFIGLYVFQKQISYEGQNEMIVVGKEIIHRYDDAKPMDTDEFLNSMVKVSAHPIHLYNHAGEHTFYGLKGSPAVTVPPEAVKQVLQGKLYRSSAKDKDIFIGIPFMLDGEWRAMFLQYSAENENIVNRMVLFVLLLVLLLGSVCILIAARYLVEPIKALTNATKRLAKGDFEVELKMNRIDEIGELTQSYVEMAGELKQLEQMRQDFVSNVSHEIQTPLTSISGFAKALQNHDLIVEEERSEYLDIIIAESERLSRLSDNLLKLASLDSEHHPFNASPFNLDEQIRTIVVTCEPQWSAKGIVIDLELPEAVKIMGDEDQLKQVWMNLLSNSIKFTPENGKIRISIDRNAAEVSVTISDNGMGISPEEFNAVFQRFYKIDKSRNGNNNGNGLGLAIVKKIVSLHQGSIELDGAVGEGTTIIVRLPLS is encoded by the coding sequence ATGATCAAGACTCTGTATGTACGTGTCATTCTCACGTTTCTAGGCATCATTATCTTTAGTCTAATCTGTTCCTTTTTCATTGGATTGTATGTCTTTCAGAAACAAATAAGTTACGAGGGGCAGAATGAAATGATCGTAGTGGGAAAAGAAATCATTCACCGCTATGATGACGCCAAACCCATGGATACGGATGAGTTCCTGAATAGTATGGTTAAGGTATCCGCACACCCTATCCACCTGTACAATCATGCCGGAGAACATACCTTTTATGGGCTCAAGGGTAGTCCGGCTGTCACTGTCCCCCCCGAAGCTGTCAAACAAGTGCTGCAAGGAAAGCTCTACCGCTCTTCTGCGAAAGATAAGGATATCTTTATCGGTATACCCTTTATGTTGGACGGAGAGTGGCGTGCGATGTTCTTGCAGTATTCTGCCGAGAACGAAAATATCGTCAATCGGATGGTGCTCTTTGTGCTATTACTCGTGCTCTTACTGGGTAGTGTGTGCATTCTTATTGCCGCTAGATATTTGGTAGAGCCGATCAAAGCACTAACGAATGCGACAAAAAGGCTGGCCAAGGGTGATTTCGAGGTGGAGCTTAAAATGAACCGAATAGACGAGATCGGGGAATTAACACAAAGTTATGTAGAGATGGCAGGAGAACTTAAACAGTTAGAACAGATGCGGCAGGATTTCGTATCCAACGTTTCTCATGAAATCCAGACACCGCTTACGTCTATTTCCGGCTTTGCCAAAGCGTTGCAGAACCATGATTTGATCGTGGAAGAGGAACGCAGTGAATATCTTGATATCATCATTGCGGAGAGTGAACGACTGTCGAGGCTAAGTGATAATCTACTGAAGCTCGCATCTCTGGATTCTGAACATCATCCCTTCAACGCAAGTCCCTTCAATCTTGATGAGCAGATTAGAACAATCGTTGTAACCTGTGAGCCGCAATGGTCAGCCAAAGGCATTGTTATTGATTTAGAACTACCGGAAGCTGTCAAAATTATGGGCGATGAAGATCAACTGAAGCAAGTATGGATGAATTTACTCAGCAACAGCATCAAGTTTACACCGGAAAACGGGAAAATCCGCATCAGTATAGATCGTAATGCAGCAGAAGTATCTGTCACTATCAGCGATAATGGAATGGGGATCTCCCCGGAAGAGTTCAACGCCGTATTCCAAAGGTTTTATAAAATAGACAAGTCGCGGAACGGAAACAACAATGGCAATGGTCTCGGACTTGCGATCGTTAAAAAAATTGTCTCTCTGCATCAGGGAAGCATAGAGTTGGACGGTGCGGTTGGAGAGGGAACGACAATTATCGTTAGGCTACCCTTGTCTTAG
- a CDS encoding response regulator transcription factor → MATILIADDDDNIRKLMSLFLRKEGFELKEARDGTKALSIIENSRVDLVILDIMMPGLDGWDLCREIRRSDANIPLLMVTAKAESAHKVKGFQLGTDDYLTKPFDPLELVMRVKALLKRSLVVSSQSVQLGNVLLNRRTFQVTRGEEPVMIPLKEFELLFLLASHPGQIFTREQLILQIWGLNYEGDGRTVDVHISRLREKFSGNDEQFQIETARGLGYRLIPTP, encoded by the coding sequence GATGATAACATCCGAAAGCTAATGTCTTTATTTTTGCGAAAAGAAGGTTTTGAACTTAAAGAAGCCAGGGATGGTACAAAAGCCTTGTCCATAATAGAGAACTCGCGAGTTGATCTCGTCATTCTAGATATTATGATGCCAGGATTGGATGGTTGGGATCTCTGCAGAGAAATCAGGCGGTCTGATGCCAATATCCCCCTCCTCATGGTGACGGCTAAAGCGGAATCTGCACACAAAGTGAAAGGCTTTCAACTGGGTACGGATGACTATCTAACCAAACCGTTCGATCCGCTTGAACTCGTGATGCGAGTAAAAGCTTTGCTTAAACGCTCGCTGGTCGTTTCTTCACAGTCTGTGCAATTAGGTAATGTGCTGCTCAACCGCCGTACTTTCCAGGTCACGCGCGGTGAAGAACCGGTCATGATTCCTTTGAAGGAATTTGAGCTTCTGTTTCTGTTGGCCAGTCACCCCGGGCAAATCTTTACAAGAGAACAGTTGATTCTTCAAATCTGGGGATTGAATTATGAAGGAGACGGACGGACTGTAGATGTACATATAAGTCGGTTGAGGGAGAAATTCAGCGGCAACGACGAGCAATTTCAAATCGAAACGGCCCGCGGCCTGGGATACAGGCTGATTCCTACGCCATGA